The genomic interval CGGTGATGGGCGGCGCCGCCGCGGCCGAGGACGGCGTCGCGGTGTTCGACGACCCGCAGGCGTGGGACGTGCTCGAGGAGATTCCGCCGGACAGCGCGGCGGCCCTGCTGCTCATCGAGCACCACTGGGCGGTGCCGCTGCGCGACGCCATCGCCCGGGCCGGCGGGTTCCGGATCAGCGACGGCTTCATCAGCCCGTTCGACCTGATCGGCATCGGGCTGCTGAGCGCCGAGGAGGCCAAGGAGCTGGCCGACCTCGAGACATCCGGAGTGTGAGGAGAAGGAGGCGACGATGTTCGGTTCGAGGAGAGTGGCCCGGCGCACCGGCCGGCGCACCGCACGGCGGGTCACCCGCCGGACTGTCCGCCGGCGCTGAACGGGCGGATCACACGCGGCGGCCGGCCTGCACCGGCCGCCGCAGCCATGCCCAGCGCAGCTCGGGGCGGGCCAGCGTCCACAGCCGGGCCCAATCCAGCTCGGGCCGCGCCACGCGGACGCCGGGACGGTGCCGTGGCACGCGCACCCGCAGCGCGGCGGGCCGGATCTCACAGCGTACGGGGGAGGGAATCTCGAGGGCCTCGCCGTCGACGCCGCAGGGCACCGGGGGCCCGTCGGACTCCACCGTCACCTGCGTGGTCGTGGCCCGCCTGACCGTGCGGGAACGCCCCCGGCCGCCGACCAGCCCGGCCGCCTCGGACGCGCCGCGCACCGTCACCGTCAGCACGCCGAGCACGCCGCCGTCGAGCCGCGGGCGGCTGCCCAGGCCGGCGATGTCCTCCCAGTCGTACGGGTTGTTGCTGACCAGAACGGCCTGCGGGCCGATCATCTCGTCGCCGCCGCCGATCCGGACCCGCAGGCTGCCGTCCTCGCCGGTCAGCGCGGCGGGCAGCAGCCGCAGGGCGGTGCCGACCTTGTCGTCGCGATAGGCCGGGCTGCGCACCACAGCCGCGTACGCCCCGAACGAGACGTTGTTGACGAATGTCCGGTCGCCCACCCGGCCCAGGTCGATGCGCACCTCCACCCCGTCGGACAGCGCGTCCAGGCAGGTCGACGGGTCCTGGCGATCGAGGCCGAGGTCGAGCGCGAAGTGGTTGCGGGTGCCCGCCGAGATCACCAGGAACGGCACGCCGTACTCGGCCGCGACCCCGGCCACCAGCGCCTGGGTGCCGTCGCCGCCGGCCACGCCGAGCAGGTCGGCGCCGTCGCGGATCGCCTGGCGGGCCAGCTCGGCCACGTCCACGGCCGGGCCGTCGAGCAGACGGACCTCGGCGCCCAGGATCCGGGCCCGCTCGGCCAGATGGAACCGCTCGACCTTGCCGCCGCCGGAGCGCGGATTCATGATCAGGTAGGGCCGGCGCGGCGGTGGGCTCTCCCACTCGAGCGGCTCCTCGGCGCCGGTGGCCAGGGCGCGGCGGCCGGTGGTGACGGCTGTGGCCCAGAGCAGTCCGAACACGACCACCGCCCAGACCAGGTTCGCGCGGGCGAACAGCACGGCCACGGTCAGCGGCGCGAGCACCACCACGGCGCCGGCCAGCCAGCGGCGTACGCCGTGATGGGTCAGGAACCACCATGCGGCGGCGAGGCCCGCCGCGGCCCCCGCCAGGGCCACCACGATCAGCAGCAGGCTTCCGCGGACCCCGGCCGCGGCCAGCACCACCAGGACGGCGGCCGCCGCGGCGGCGAACGAGAGACGGGCCAGCCAACGCCGGGAACTCATGCATCGAGCGTCGCCGGTGCCGCGCCGGTGGTCCTCATACCGGCGGGATGAGGCGCGGCCCGATCGGCAGGGGAATCGTCGTGGCCATCGGAAAGCGACCGGGGACAGGAGGATCACGGTGTCGGACTCCACGCGGCTGCGGCACCCCGCCGAGCTGCCGTTCTACGTGTTCATGGTGGTGCTCAACCTCGTCATCATCTGGCTGATCCTGCAGGCGGCGATCACGCTGCCGTTCCTGCCCGAGCGGTGGGAGGACTCCGGATGGGCCACGGCGGTGCGCTCCGCCCTCTTCGGGCTGTTGCTGCTCGTTCCGGCCCTGATCGTCGTCCGCGAGACGCAGCGCGCGTCGGTGCGGGGCACCGCGGTCGAGTTGTCGCCACGCCAGTACGAGGACCTGTACCGTACGGCCGACGACTTCGCGCACAAGCTCGGCCTGCCGCGCCGGCCGCAGATCTATCTGGCCAACGGCAACGGCACCCTCAACGCGTTCGCGGCCCAGGCCACCGGCCACGACTACGTCGTGCTCTCCAACGAGCTGTTCGTGAACCTGCGCGCGAACAACCGTGACGGGCTGCGGTTCATCCTCGGCCACGAGCTCGGGCACATCCGGCTGCACCACGTCTCGCTGTGGTATCAGCTGTCGGTGGCGTACTCGGAACGCATTCCACTGCTCGGCCCGGCGCTGTCCCGGCTGCGCGAGTACTCCTGCGACCGGCACGGCGCGCACCTGTGCCCGTCCGGCGCGACCGGCCTGGTGCTGCTGGCCTCGGGCCGGTACACCGAGCACACCACCGACCTCGACGAACTGGTGGGCCAGGGCCGGCGGCTGCGCGGGTTCTGGGTCGAGCTGGCCCAGCTCACCCAGTCGCACCCGTTCACCGTACGGCGTCTGGAGCGGCTGTTCCGGCTGGGGCTGCTGCACGGGCGGCTACGTGGCGCCGAGTCCGAGACACCGGTCTGACGGTGGAAAGGATGGCGAGTCCGATGTCTGACGCGACCTATCAGGTCAGGGTGTCCGGAGTGTTGCCCGACGAGTTGATCGAGGAACTGCGTGACCTCACCGTGAGCGTCGAGCCACCGGAAACAGTGCTGCACGGCACGCTGCCCGACCAGTCGGCCGTGGTGGGGTTGATCTCGCGAATCCATGGGCTGGGCCTGCGTCTGATCGAGGTGCGGCGGCTGCCCGCGGACGAGGACCTCTGACAGCCATGCGGGCGTTCGCCGGCCTCGTGATGGTTCTGCTCATTCTGGCGGTGATTCGGGAGGTTCGGGCGCGGCGGCGGTTCGCGGCCGCCGGCTCGGCCTTCCGATGCCGCTTCCGGCGGGTGTACGGCACGGCCCCGGACTCCTGGCGCGGTCTGCGCCGGCGCTGGACGCGGCACATGTGGGCCCGCTGGACCGGCGACATGCTGGTGGTCCGGCGCGGCCCGCTGCGTGACCGCACGATCCGGGTGAGCCCGAGGGTGTCACCGGTCGGGGTGTACGTGCGGCCGCGCTCCGACGACCTGTCGGTGCGCCTGAACGTGGAGGGCGCCGTCGTCGAGATGACCGCCGCGGCGGAGAACCGGCTCGATCTGGTCGGGCCGTTCCTCGCCGCGGCGGTCAGCGACCTGCCCAAACCGCCCGCGGGCCTCTATCCCCTGTAGGCCCTACGGGCGTCTATCCCTTGTAACGCTGCAGGAACAGCGCCTCGGCGGTGGCCAGGGCGGCGATCTCGGTGGGGTCCACGCTCTCGTTCGGGGCGTGGATCAGGGCCCGCGGCTCCTCGACCCCCATCAGGATGATCTCCGCGTCGGGATAGGTGTCGGCGAAGACGTTGCACAGCGGGATCGAGCCGCCCTGCCCGAGCGTCGTCATCGGCCGCCCGTACGCGTCCCCCATGGCCGACGCGAACGCCCGGTACGCCGGCCCGCCCGTCCGCGCCTCGAACGGCTGGCCCAGCGCCTCCGGCTCCACCGTGACCCTCACACCCCAGGGCGCCGCCGCCTGCAGGTGGGTGATCAGGGCGTCCTGGGCCTTGACCGCCTCCAGGCCCGGCGGCACCCGCAGGTTGAGCCGGGCACGGGCGTGCGGCTGGATCGCGGCGGCCGAGCCGACCACCGGCGGGCAGTCGATGCCGAGCACGGTCACCGCTGGGCGGGCCCAGATCATGTCGGAGACCGAACCGTCGCCGAGCAGCCTCACCCCGCCGACCAGCCCCGCGTCGGCGCGGAACTGGTCGGGCGGATAGGGCGCGCCGGTCCACGTCTGGGTGTTGTCGAGCCCGGCGACCGTGGTGTTGCCGGCGTCGTCGCGCAGGGTCGCCAGCATCCGCAGGAGCGCGGCCAGGGCGTCCGGGGCGGCGCCGCCGAACATGCCGGAGTGAAGTTCCCCGGTCAGCGCCTCGACCGTGACGACCACGTTGACCATGCCGCGCAGCGTCACCGTGGCGGCCGGCACCCCGACCGCGGCGTTGCCGGTGTCACAGACCAGGATCGCGTCGGCCCGCAGCAGGTCGGGGTGGGTCTCGACGAAGTTCTCGAGCCCGCCCGTGCCCTGCTCCTCCGAGCCCTCCACGATCAGCTTGAGGTGCACCGGCACGTCGTCGCCGAGCGCCCGCAGCGCGGTGAGATGCATGACGATGTTGCCCTTGCAGTCGGCGGCGCCCCGCCCGTACCACCGCCCGTCCGCCTCGGTGAGCTGGAACGGCGGGGTCCGCCAGGCCTTCTCGTCCAGCGGTGGCTGCACGTCGTAGTGGGCGTACAGCAGCACGGTCGGGGCGGCCGGATCGGCCGCCTGCTGCTCCCCGTACACAGCCTTGCTGCCGTCGCTGGTCGGGTGCAGGCCGAGGCCGGTGAACCCGGCCCCGGCGAAGTGGTCGACGACCCATTGGGCCGCCCGCTCGCACTCCTGCGGCGGATACTGCCGGGGGTCGGCCACCGACGGGATCGCCACCAGCTGGGCCAGCTCGTCGTGGGCCCGGCCCATCAACACGTCGACACGGTCACGCATCTCCGCCTCCGGTCTTGAGGTCGTCGACGACCTCGCGCATCCGGTCCAGGTGTTGCGGGCAGTAGACCTTCATGATCAGCAGCTGGCCCTGCATGACGCCGTTGCCGGCGATGATCGGACGCTGCCCCGGCCCGGCGGCGCCGTTGGTCAACATGCCGTAGAGCGTGCTGCGGCGCAGCGCGTTGCCCGGGTCGGCGCAGACCGCGCCGCCGTCGTCGCCGAGCACCCGGACGATCTGGTCGGTGGCCGGCGCGCGCAGGCCGGCGGAGGTGAGCTCGGCGCTGAGCCGCTCCGCCTTGGCCTGGGCGTTTTCGCTGTCGTCGCCGGCCGTGAACGCGAACAGGGCCACGCCGGTCAGCAGCAGGAACGCCACCCCGAGGACGAGGTAGGTCACCATGTGGCTCTTGTGTGCGACCGAGACCTTCATGCGACCGGCACCTCCTCACCGGACTCGGTCCTCCACGACGGCTTGCGCAGCTTGAGGAAGAGGTAGGGCACGAGCAGGCCGAGGCCGAGCGCACCGCCCGCGACGATCAGCAGATAGACGCCGACGTTGCCCGAGCCGAACTGCGACGGCGGGACGAAGCCGATGAGCAGCGCGGCCAGCGAGGCGCAGAAGCCGACGCCGCACAGCCCGGTGAGCATGGGGGCGCGGTAGCCGCGCGGGTGCTCGGGCTCCTTGCGGCGCAGCCGTACGGCCGCCACGAACATCAGCAGATACATGATCAGGTAGACCTGGGTGGTGATCACCGAGAAGATCCAGTACGCGCTGGAGACGTCGGGGATGAACGCGTAGGCCAGCGCGATCACGGTCGTGACGAGGCCCTGGGTGACCAGGATGTTCTGCTGCACGCCGTGCTTGTTGAGCCGCTGCAGGAACGGCGGCAGGTAGCCCTCCTGGCGCGAGATCAGCAGCAGGCCCTTCGACGGGCCGGCCAGCCAGGTCAGCATGCCGCCGAGCGACGCGGCGACCAGCATGACGCCGAGGATCGGGGTCAGCCACTGCGAGTCGAAGGCGGCGAACACCGCGTCGAACGCCTGCATGACGCCCGCGGTGAGGGAGAGCTGGTCGGCCGGGACGATCCAGCTGATGGCCAGCGCCGGCAGGATGAAGATGAGCAGCACCAGGCCCATGGACAGGAACATCGCGCGCGGGAACTCGCGTCCGGGGTTCTTCAACGAGGACACGTGCACGGCGTTCATCTCCATGCCCGAGTACGACAGGAAGTTGTTGACGATCAGCACGAGGCTGGACAGGCCGGCCCACGCGGGCAGCAGGTTGCTCGCGGTCATCGGGGCGGCCGACTCGTTGCCCTGCCCCAGGAAGGCGACGCCCAGGATGACCAGCAGCGTCCCCGGGATCAGCGTGCCGATGATGAGGCCGCCGCTGGCCAGCCCGGCCACGCCGCTCGTGCCGCGCGAGGAGACCCAGACGCCGGTCCAGTAGCAGACCATGATGACGATCGCGGTCCAGACGCCGCTCGCCGCGAGGTCGGGATTGATCACGTACGCCAGGGTGCTGGCCACGAATCCGAGCAGGCTCGGGTAGTAGAAGATCGTCATGGCGAACTGGCACCACACGGCGAGGAAGCCGAGCGGCTTGGACAGCCCCCGGCTCACCCAGTTGTAGACGCCGCCCTCGTACCCCGAAGCCAGCTCGGCCGAGACCAGCGCGGTCGGCAGCAGGAAGACCAGGGCCGGGATGACGTACAGGAAAATGCTGGCAAGGCCGTAGACCGCCATCGTCGGCGCCGGCCGCAGGCTGGCCACCGAGCTCGTGGTCATCAACGCCAGCGCCACCCACGAGATGTAGGCGACCGCCCGCTTCGTTGGCACACCCGGCTTCTCCGGCGTCTCCGAACGCCGGGCGGGCACATCCATTGCGCTCACGCCGCTTCCCTTCTGCCGTGTCGGATCTGCCCGCATCATCGACGCGCGGCGTTTTCCGCACCTCATCCCCGGCGAGGGAGACCGCGACGGTCAACGGGACCGCGCGGCCACCGTCGTCACGTCCGCACCGCACGAGGCTCGACGCCGGCGACGGGGTCGGCCTGATCACCGAGCAGGCCGATCAGTTCCTCCTCGGTCGTCGCCGTGCCATCGCGGTCCGAAGCATCAAGGGACCCGCGTATTCATTCCTCGCGAGGGATGTCCGCCGCCGCCCGGCCCGGCGACGCTTCACCCCATGACCGATACGGGTGTGCAGAAGTCGGCCGGCCTGGGGGTGCTGCTGGCCGCGTGCGTCTCGGCGCTGGTCGTCAACGCCAACACGTCGGCGGTGACGATCCTGCTCCCGGCGATCAGCGCCGACCTGGGCGCGTCGATCGGCCAGCTGCAGTGGGCGGTCACGGGCTACATGCTGGTCGGCGCGGCCGTCATCGTGACCTCGGGCGCGCTCGGCGACGTGTTCGGCCGCCGCCGCGTCTTCGTCCTCGGCCTGCTGCTGTTCGTGGTCTCCTGTGTGGTCATCGCGCTGGCTCAGGGCGGCGCCGGCGTCATCGTGGGCCGGCTCATCCAGGGCGCGGCGGGCTCGACGATCCTGGCCTGCGGGATGAGCCTGCTCTCGGTCGACTCGTCGGGCGCGGGCCAGATGAAGGCCATCACGCTGTGGGGCGCCGCTTCGGCGGTCGGGGCCGCGGCCGGCCCGCTGATCGGCGGCGTGCTGGTCGATGCCACCGGCTGGCAGGGCCTGTTCTGGGTGGACGCGATCATCGCGGCCGGCTGCGTCCCGCTGACCGTGCTCACGGTCAAGGAATCCCGCGACCTCGACCGGTCCCGCTCGATCGACGTGCTCGGCACCCTTCTGGTCGCGGTCGCGCTGGTGCCGCTCGTCCTGGCGCTCAGCGAGGGCGGCGACTGGGGCTGGTTCTCGCTGCCCACCCTGCTCTGCCTGGTGATCGCCGTGCTCGGCGCCGCCGGGTTCGTCGCCGCCGAACGCCGGGCCGCGGCGCCGCTGGTCGACCTCGCCCTGCTGCGCAACCGCGTCCTGGTCGGGGCGACGCTGGCCATCCTGCTGGTCGCGGGCGCCATCAACGCGCTGATGTATCTGCTCAGCCTCTACTTCCAGGACCCGGCCACGTTCGCGCTGAGCCCGCTGCAGGCCGGTCTGGCCACGCTGCCCGCGGCCGCCGCGATGATCGCCATCACCCCGTTGATCACGCCGCTGGCGGTGCGGATCGGCAGCCGGGCCGCCGTGGCCCTCGGGTTCGGGCTGGGTGCGGCGGGTTTCCTCGTCCTGTTCCTGGTCACGGCCGACTGGACGTACGCCGGGTTCGTCGGGCCCCTGATCGCCATCGCCGTCGGGCTCGGCCTGGCCAACGGCCCGGCCTCCTCGGCGTCCACCGCCGCTGTCCCGGCGGATGA from Paractinoplanes brasiliensis carries:
- a CDS encoding diacylglycerol/lipid kinase family protein, with protein sequence MSSRRWLARLSFAAAAAAVLVVLAAAGVRGSLLLIVVALAGAAAGLAAAWWFLTHHGVRRWLAGAVVVLAPLTVAVLFARANLVWAVVVFGLLWATAVTTGRRALATGAEEPLEWESPPPRRPYLIMNPRSGGGKVERFHLAERARILGAEVRLLDGPAVDVAELARQAIRDGADLLGVAGGDGTQALVAGVAAEYGVPFLVISAGTRNHFALDLGLDRQDPSTCLDALSDGVEVRIDLGRVGDRTFVNNVSFGAYAAVVRSPAYRDDKVGTALRLLPAALTGEDGSLRVRIGGGDEMIGPQAVLVSNNPYDWEDIAGLGSRPRLDGGVLGVLTVTVRGASEAAGLVGGRGRSRTVRRATTTQVTVESDGPPVPCGVDGEALEIPSPVRCEIRPAALRVRVPRHRPGVRVARPELDWARLWTLARPELRWAWLRRPVQAGRRV
- a CDS encoding M48 family metallopeptidase, translated to MSDSTRLRHPAELPFYVFMVVLNLVIIWLILQAAITLPFLPERWEDSGWATAVRSALFGLLLLVPALIVVRETQRASVRGTAVELSPRQYEDLYRTADDFAHKLGLPRRPQIYLANGNGTLNAFAAQATGHDYVVLSNELFVNLRANNRDGLRFILGHELGHIRLHHVSLWYQLSVAYSERIPLLGPALSRLREYSCDRHGAHLCPSGATGLVLLASGRYTEHTTDLDELVGQGRRLRGFWVELAQLTQSHPFTVRRLERLFRLGLLHGRLRGAESETPV
- a CDS encoding dipeptidase codes for the protein MRDRVDVLMGRAHDELAQLVAIPSVADPRQYPPQECERAAQWVVDHFAGAGFTGLGLHPTSDGSKAVYGEQQAADPAAPTVLLYAHYDVQPPLDEKAWRTPPFQLTEADGRWYGRGAADCKGNIVMHLTALRALGDDVPVHLKLIVEGSEEQGTGGLENFVETHPDLLRADAILVCDTGNAAVGVPAATVTLRGMVNVVVTVEALTGELHSGMFGGAAPDALAALLRMLATLRDDAGNTTVAGLDNTQTWTGAPYPPDQFRADAGLVGGVRLLGDGSVSDMIWARPAVTVLGIDCPPVVGSAAAIQPHARARLNLRVPPGLEAVKAQDALITHLQAAAPWGVRVTVEPEALGQPFEARTGGPAYRAFASAMGDAYGRPMTTLGQGGSIPLCNVFADTYPDAEIILMGVEEPRALIHAPNESVDPTEIAALATAEALFLQRYKG
- a CDS encoding APC family permease; this encodes MDVPARRSETPEKPGVPTKRAVAYISWVALALMTTSSVASLRPAPTMAVYGLASIFLYVIPALVFLLPTALVSAELASGYEGGVYNWVSRGLSKPLGFLAVWCQFAMTIFYYPSLLGFVASTLAYVINPDLAASGVWTAIVIMVCYWTGVWVSSRGTSGVAGLASGGLIIGTLIPGTLLVILGVAFLGQGNESAAPMTASNLLPAWAGLSSLVLIVNNFLSYSGMEMNAVHVSSLKNPGREFPRAMFLSMGLVLLIFILPALAISWIVPADQLSLTAGVMQAFDAVFAAFDSQWLTPILGVMLVAASLGGMLTWLAGPSKGLLLISRQEGYLPPFLQRLNKHGVQQNILVTQGLVTTVIALAYAFIPDVSSAYWIFSVITTQVYLIMYLLMFVAAVRLRRKEPEHPRGYRAPMLTGLCGVGFCASLAALLIGFVPPSQFGSGNVGVYLLIVAGGALGLGLLVPYLFLKLRKPSWRTESGEEVPVA
- a CDS encoding MFS transporter, with the protein product MTDTGVQKSAGLGVLLAACVSALVVNANTSAVTILLPAISADLGASIGQLQWAVTGYMLVGAAVIVTSGALGDVFGRRRVFVLGLLLFVVSCVVIALAQGGAGVIVGRLIQGAAGSTILACGMSLLSVDSSGAGQMKAITLWGAASAVGAAAGPLIGGVLVDATGWQGLFWVDAIIAAGCVPLTVLTVKESRDLDRSRSIDVLGTLLVAVALVPLVLALSEGGDWGWFSLPTLLCLVIAVLGAAGFVAAERRAAAPLVDLALLRNRVLVGATLAILLVAGAINALMYLLSLYFQDPATFALSPLQAGLATLPAAAAMIAITPLITPLAVRIGSRAAVALGFGLGAAGFLVLFLVTADWTYAGFVGPLIAIAVGLGLANGPASSASTAAVPADEVGAASGISNMARYVGGSLFVAAAATVSNAVTDARREAGESAADALAAGFSRASLLLAAASALGVALLVLMGRHRGERPGAVHRSAAAASTSHTIPTRPVVTPGGPTS